The following are encoded together in the Culex pipiens pallens isolate TS chromosome 1, TS_CPP_V2, whole genome shotgun sequence genome:
- the LOC120428845 gene encoding uncharacterized protein LOC120428845 — protein sequence MRENGFVSGTDDVRFTVEILVPSAQVGRIIGKGGQNVRDLQRVTGSIIKQPEHTAAMHVHTSHVEKITACIQIEDVWDDCKQEFDAFSSLSIHQRREPVPFLAIRSHRILTNAVNLPA from the exons ATGCGGGAAAATGGCTTCGTGTCCGGCACCGACGACGTGAGATTCACCGTGGAGATCTTGGTGCCGAGTGCGCAG GTCGGACGCATCATCGGCAAGGGTGGCCAGAACGTGCGCGATCTGCAGCGGGTCACCGGAAGCATAATCAAACAACCCGAGCACACGGCCGCGATGCACGTCCacacgtcacacgtcgaaaaaatAACGGCTTGCATTCAAATTG aaGACGTATGGGATGATTGCAAACAAGAATTTGATGCATTTTCTTCTTTGTCCATTCATCAACGGAGGGAACCTGTTCCATTTCTGGCGATTCGAAGCCATAGAATTTTGACGAATGCTGTTAATCTGCCGGCGTAG